One segment of Gaiella occulta DNA contains the following:
- a CDS encoding FAD-binding protein, with amino-acid sequence MEAMHDVLVVGAGCAGMRAAIEAHDRGANVGVISKLHPTRSHSGAAEGGINAALGNTAEDSPEKHAFDTVKGSDYLGDQDAIEIFTREAPGDIYQLEHWGAFFSRNADGRLDQRPFGAAGSPRTVYAADITGHVLIQVLYEQLQKRMAEGMRVYEEFFAFSLVIEDGRCTGVISWDLLNGGVKLHTGKAVILATGGAGRIYRVTTNAYACTGDGMAMALRAGVPLKDMEFMQFHPTTMYPSGILITEGCRGEGGYLLNKEGERFMQRYAPNALELASRDVVSRSETTEIEAGRGIDGNVHLDLRHLGPEKILTKLPGSRELAMTYAGVDPIYEPIPVRPGAHYHMGGIETDSQGLSEVEGLYAAGEAACVSVHGANRLGGNSLMETITFGRRSGHAAAEYALSAPAAGGAGEAARADAERWVKSILDNSDGERPWVIRDELGRSMLENFGVFRRAEKMEAQIEIIHGLRERYERGVVVEDKGDVFNSDLTQAIELGYLLDLASCMLQAGSARKESRGAHSRPYDFPDRDDENFLKHSITRWVGDGPELSYKEVRMTQWEPMERKY; translated from the coding sequence ATGGAAGCGATGCACGACGTTCTCGTCGTCGGCGCCGGGTGCGCCGGTATGCGAGCAGCCATCGAAGCGCACGACAGGGGCGCGAACGTCGGCGTCATCTCCAAGCTGCACCCGACCCGCAGCCACTCCGGCGCGGCCGAGGGGGGGATCAACGCGGCGCTCGGCAACACGGCCGAGGACAGCCCCGAGAAGCACGCCTTCGACACCGTCAAGGGCTCCGACTACCTCGGCGACCAGGACGCGATCGAGATCTTCACGCGCGAGGCGCCGGGCGACATCTACCAGCTCGAGCATTGGGGCGCGTTCTTCTCGCGCAACGCGGACGGTAGGCTCGACCAGCGCCCGTTCGGTGCCGCGGGCTCGCCGCGCACCGTCTATGCGGCCGACATCACCGGCCACGTGCTGATCCAGGTGCTGTACGAGCAGCTGCAGAAGCGTATGGCCGAGGGCATGCGCGTGTACGAGGAGTTCTTCGCCTTCAGCCTCGTCATCGAGGACGGTCGCTGCACCGGGGTGATCAGCTGGGATCTCCTCAACGGAGGCGTCAAGCTCCACACCGGCAAGGCCGTGATCCTCGCGACGGGCGGAGCGGGACGTATCTACCGCGTCACCACGAACGCCTACGCCTGCACCGGCGACGGCATGGCGATGGCGCTGCGCGCGGGCGTGCCGCTGAAGGACATGGAGTTCATGCAGTTCCACCCGACGACGATGTACCCGAGCGGCATCCTCATCACCGAGGGCTGCCGCGGCGAGGGCGGCTACCTGCTCAACAAGGAGGGCGAGCGCTTCATGCAGCGCTACGCCCCGAACGCGCTCGAGCTTGCCTCGCGCGACGTCGTCTCCCGTTCCGAGACGACGGAGATCGAAGCGGGACGCGGCATCGACGGCAACGTCCATCTCGACCTGCGCCACCTCGGCCCCGAGAAGATCCTCACCAAGCTGCCGGGCTCGCGCGAGCTCGCCATGACCTACGCGGGCGTCGACCCGATCTACGAGCCGATCCCCGTGCGGCCCGGCGCCCACTACCACATGGGCGGCATCGAGACGGACAGCCAGGGCCTGAGCGAGGTGGAGGGTCTCTACGCCGCCGGCGAGGCCGCGTGCGTCTCCGTCCACGGTGCGAACCGCCTCGGCGGCAACTCGCTGATGGAGACGATCACGTTCGGCCGGCGCTCCGGTCACGCGGCGGCCGAGTATGCGCTGTCGGCGCCGGCCGCCGGCGGTGCGGGCGAGGCGGCGCGTGCCGACGCGGAGCGGTGGGTGAAGTCGATCCTCGACAACAGCGACGGCGAGCGGCCGTGGGTGATCCGCGACGAGCTCGGCCGGTCGATGCTCGAGAACTTCGGCGTCTTCCGCAGGGCCGAGAAGATGGAGGCGCAGATCGAGATCATCCACGGGTTGCGCGAGCGCTACGAGCGCGGCGTCGTCGTCGAGGACAAGGGCGACGTCTTCAACAGCGACCTGACGCAGGCGATCGAGCTCGGCTACCTGCTCGATCTCGCCTCCTGCATGCTGCAGGCGGGCAGCGCCCGCAAGGAGAGCCGGGGCGCCCATTCCCGGCCGTACGACTTCCCCGACCGCGACGACGAGAACTTCCTCAAGCACTCGATCACACGCTGGGTGGGCGACGGGCCGGAGCTCTCCTACAAGGAGGTGCGCATGACGCAGTGGGAGCCGATGGAGAGGAAGTACTGA
- a CDS encoding ABC transporter ATP-binding protein, translated as MPGRRFGPDVAAEPPVRPADPAVRRANLRRIFPLFRAYRARLAVVCGLIVVSAALGVVPTFLLRAVLDSALPRSSGGEVRLGLLTALVAGMVAIPVVTGAIGVFQTLLSNQVGQAVMHDLRTSVYRHLQRLSLAFFTRTRTGEVQSRIANDIGGIDTVVTSTATSVLSNVTTVLATVVAMVLLDWRLAAFALVLLPLFVWLTKRVGDQRKKVTAKRQASLADVSSIVQESLSVSGILLGKTMGRSADLARRFSEESRRLADLEVRSRMTGRWMMAAIQMTFAVMPALVYWFAGWTIAQGSAAISLGTLVAFTTLQTRLFFPIGSLLGVQLEVQSSLALFDRIFEYLDQPVDIVEGSRTIERARGDVAFEHVCFRYDTDAWTLTDVSFTVPAGTKTALVGETGSGKTTCGYLVARLYDATTGRVTIDGIDVRELTFATLAAAVGVVSQETYLFHETVRENLRFAKPDATDEEVEEAARAAQIHDLIASLPEGYDTKVGERGYRFSGGEKQRIAIARTVLRNPPILVLDEATSALDAQTERLVQEALERLAAGRTTIAIAHRLSTVRDADQIVVLDGGRVAERGSHDELIAAGGRYARLVARDAESAVTMAGSG; from the coding sequence GTGCCCGGTCGCCGCTTCGGCCCAGACGTCGCCGCCGAGCCGCCCGTGCGGCCGGCCGACCCTGCCGTGCGCAGGGCGAACCTGCGCCGGATCTTCCCTCTCTTTCGCGCCTACCGTGCGCGCCTCGCGGTCGTCTGCGGGCTCATCGTCGTCTCGGCCGCGCTCGGCGTCGTGCCGACGTTCCTGCTGCGGGCCGTCCTCGACTCGGCGCTCCCCCGGAGCTCGGGCGGGGAGGTGCGCCTGGGGCTGCTGACGGCGCTCGTCGCGGGCATGGTCGCGATCCCGGTCGTCACCGGGGCGATCGGCGTCTTCCAGACGCTGCTCTCGAATCAGGTCGGCCAGGCCGTCATGCACGACCTGCGCACGTCCGTCTACCGCCACCTGCAGCGGCTGTCGCTCGCGTTCTTCACCCGCACCCGCACCGGAGAGGTGCAGAGCCGGATCGCCAACGACATCGGCGGCATCGACACCGTGGTCACGTCGACCGCGACGTCGGTGCTCTCGAACGTCACCACGGTGCTCGCGACGGTCGTCGCGATGGTGCTGCTCGACTGGCGGCTCGCCGCCTTCGCGCTCGTCCTGCTGCCGCTGTTCGTCTGGCTCACCAAGCGGGTCGGCGACCAGCGCAAGAAGGTGACGGCGAAGCGGCAGGCGTCCCTGGCCGACGTCTCGTCGATCGTGCAGGAGTCGCTCTCCGTCTCGGGCATCCTGCTCGGCAAGACGATGGGCCGCTCCGCGGATCTGGCACGGCGCTTCTCGGAGGAGTCGCGCCGGCTCGCGGATCTCGAGGTCCGCAGCCGCATGACGGGCCGCTGGATGATGGCCGCGATCCAGATGACCTTCGCCGTGATGCCCGCGCTCGTGTACTGGTTCGCCGGCTGGACGATCGCGCAGGGCAGCGCGGCGATCTCGCTCGGCACGCTCGTCGCCTTCACGACGCTGCAGACGCGCCTCTTCTTCCCGATCGGCAGCCTGCTCGGCGTGCAGCTCGAGGTGCAGAGCTCGCTCGCGCTGTTCGACCGCATCTTCGAGTACCTCGACCAGCCGGTCGACATCGTCGAGGGCTCGAGGACGATCGAGCGGGCCAGGGGCGACGTCGCCTTCGAGCACGTCTGCTTCCGCTACGACACGGACGCCTGGACGCTGACGGACGTCAGCTTCACCGTCCCTGCGGGGACGAAGACCGCGCTCGTCGGCGAGACCGGATCGGGCAAGACGACGTGCGGCTACCTCGTCGCCCGACTCTACGACGCGACGACGGGGAGGGTGACGATCGACGGCATCGACGTGCGCGAGCTCACGTTCGCCACGCTCGCCGCCGCGGTCGGGGTCGTGTCGCAGGAGACCTATCTCTTCCACGAGACCGTGCGCGAGAACCTTCGCTTCGCCAAGCCCGACGCGACCGACGAGGAGGTGGAGGAGGCCGCGCGGGCGGCGCAGATCCACGATCTCATCGCCTCGCTGCCCGAGGGCTACGACACGAAGGTCGGCGAGCGTGGCTACCGGTTCTCCGGGGGCGAGAAGCAGCGGATCGCGATCGCGCGCACGGTGCTGCGCAACCCGCCGATCCTCGTGCTCGACGAGGCGACCTCCGCGCTCGACGCCCAGACCGAGCGCCTCGTGCAGGAGGCGCTCGAGCGCCTCGCGGCGGGCCGCACGACGATCGCGATCGCGCACCGGCTCTCGACGGTGCGCGACGCCGACCAGATCGTCGTCCTCGACGGCGGCCGCGTCGCGGAGCGTGGCAGCCACGACGAGCTGATCGCCGCCGGCGGGCGCTACGCGCGCCTGGTGGCGCGAGACGCCGAGAGCGCGGTGACGATGGCCGGGTCGGGTTAG
- a CDS encoding succinate dehydrogenase/fumarate reductase iron-sulfur subunit, which produces MQVGLKIWRYDAKTGDRALKEYEITAPEEATLLDCLDIVKDRHDGSLAYRKSCRMMICGSCGMRMDGGAVLACKTRMYEIAQAGHVPVISAMGNLPIVKDLVVDMEPFWQKMRAVDPYLRPRYDQAQERENVVSQPQMDVIHKESLCINCGCCVSECNSMESDPDFLGPAALAKGMRFVGDPRDGATIERLERYSEPHGLWDCTRCYFCNERCPKGVDPRDAIAKLGAEAMKNGIDRDMGARHAKWFVTSAKTTGWLRETELVPKTQGIIASIKEVKFAMGLAVKGKVPPPFPPHVAADVHESRALFDLVKAQGRDGAAGIVQGERALGRIEAHHEAAGGRDPYNEPDSAPRPFLPSEREESEGVAAT; this is translated from the coding sequence ATGCAGGTCGGCCTGAAGATCTGGCGCTACGACGCGAAGACTGGCGACCGCGCCCTCAAGGAGTACGAGATCACGGCGCCCGAGGAGGCGACCCTGCTCGACTGCCTCGACATCGTCAAGGATCGCCACGACGGCTCGCTCGCCTATCGCAAGAGCTGCCGCATGATGATCTGCGGCTCCTGCGGCATGCGCATGGACGGCGGCGCCGTGCTCGCGTGCAAGACGCGCATGTACGAGATCGCGCAGGCGGGCCACGTGCCGGTTATCTCGGCCATGGGCAACCTGCCGATCGTCAAGGACCTCGTCGTCGACATGGAGCCCTTCTGGCAGAAGATGCGCGCGGTCGACCCGTACCTGCGGCCGCGCTACGACCAGGCGCAGGAGCGCGAGAACGTCGTCTCGCAGCCGCAGATGGACGTGATCCACAAGGAATCGCTGTGCATCAACTGCGGCTGCTGCGTGTCGGAGTGCAACTCGATGGAATCCGACCCGGACTTCCTCGGGCCCGCCGCGCTCGCCAAGGGCATGCGCTTCGTCGGCGACCCGCGTGACGGCGCGACGATCGAGCGGCTCGAGCGCTACTCCGAGCCGCACGGCCTCTGGGACTGCACCCGCTGCTACTTCTGCAACGAGCGCTGCCCGAAGGGCGTCGACCCGCGCGATGCGATCGCGAAGCTCGGCGCCGAGGCGATGAAGAACGGGATCGACCGCGACATGGGCGCCCGGCATGCCAAGTGGTTCGTCACCTCCGCGAAGACGACGGGCTGGCTGCGCGAGACGGAGCTCGTCCCCAAGACGCAGGGCATCATCGCGTCGATCAAGGAAGTGAAGTTCGCGATGGGGCTCGCCGTCAAGGGCAAGGTGCCGCCGCCGTTCCCGCCGCACGTCGCCGCCGACGTGCACGAATCGCGCGCGCTCTTCGACCTGGTCAAGGCGCAGGGGCGCGACGGCGCCGCCGGCATCGTGCAGGGAGAGAGGGCGCTCGGCCGCATCGAGGCCCACCACGAGGCGGCGGGTGGGCGTGATCCGTACAACGAGCCCGACTCGGCGCCGCGTCCGTTCCTGCCGAGCGAGCGTGAGGAGTCCGAGGGAGTCGCTGCCACGTGA
- a CDS encoding CoB--CoM heterodisulfide reductase iron-sulfur subunit B family protein, with the protein MKKVAYYKGCLASLSAKELDISTRALAPKVGYELLELESVTCCGAGDIHEAEPDYYLHLNARILSYAEATGCDTLMTVCNVCTLNLRQANYQLQIDTGLRERVNDNLEQVGVPRYLGTVEVKHFLWLIAGESFAELQAVAHKGLKGLKVAPFYGCQILRPSKLMGFDDPDKPTSLERIIEACGGEAIDYPAKIKCCGFPIIQAREDTALAELIQPIEQAKEAGADAMVTPCPLCHLSLDAWQSKLKKKTGKDFQMPILHLSQLVGVAAGLTDSELKFRRHVVSVAPVVEKLSV; encoded by the coding sequence GTGAAGAAGGTCGCCTACTACAAGGGGTGCCTCGCATCCCTGTCCGCGAAGGAGCTCGACATCTCGACCCGGGCACTCGCGCCCAAGGTCGGCTACGAGCTGCTCGAGCTCGAGTCGGTCACGTGCTGCGGCGCCGGCGACATCCACGAGGCCGAGCCCGACTACTACCTGCACCTGAACGCGCGCATCCTCTCCTACGCCGAGGCGACGGGGTGCGACACGCTGATGACGGTGTGCAACGTCTGCACGCTCAACCTGCGCCAGGCGAACTACCAGCTGCAGATCGACACCGGCCTGCGCGAACGCGTCAACGACAACCTCGAGCAGGTGGGCGTGCCGCGCTACCTTGGCACGGTCGAGGTGAAGCACTTCCTGTGGCTGATCGCGGGCGAGTCGTTCGCGGAGCTGCAGGCCGTCGCGCACAAGGGCCTCAAGGGGCTCAAGGTGGCGCCGTTCTACGGCTGCCAGATCCTGCGCCCGTCCAAGCTGATGGGCTTCGACGATCCCGACAAGCCGACCTCGCTCGAGCGCATCATCGAGGCGTGCGGCGGCGAGGCGATCGACTACCCGGCCAAGATCAAGTGCTGCGGCTTCCCGATCATCCAGGCGCGCGAGGACACGGCGCTGGCGGAGCTGATCCAGCCGATCGAGCAGGCGAAGGAGGCGGGGGCCGACGCGATGGTGACGCCGTGCCCGCTCTGCCACCTCTCGCTCGACGCCTGGCAGTCGAAGCTGAAGAAGAAGACCGGCAAGGACTTCCAGATGCCGATCCTGCACCTGTCGCAGCTCGTCGGCGTCGCCGCGGGCCTGACGGACTCGGAGCTGAAGTTCCGGCGCCACGTCGTGTCCGTGGCTCCGGTCGTCGAGAAGCTGAGCGTGTAG
- a CDS encoding Asp23/Gls24 family envelope stress response protein — protein sequence MEGHSSISTDVLASYAADAACEIDGVRGVVDGPRPRHKGVKVTEGGGAVALELHIAVDWGANVPTVGRAVQERVSEYLGRMADVSLRSVDVIVDEVGPPAAE from the coding sequence ATGGAAGGGCATTCCTCGATCTCGACCGACGTCCTCGCGAGCTATGCGGCCGACGCCGCATGCGAGATCGACGGCGTGCGCGGCGTCGTGGACGGTCCGCGTCCACGTCACAAGGGGGTCAAGGTGACGGAGGGCGGCGGCGCGGTCGCGCTCGAGCTCCACATCGCCGTCGACTGGGGCGCGAACGTCCCGACCGTCGGGCGCGCGGTGCAGGAGCGCGTGTCCGAGTACCTGGGTCGCATGGCCGATGTCTCGTTGCGCTCGGTCGACGTGATCGTCGACGAGGTCGGCCCTCCGGCGGCGGAGTAG
- a CDS encoding tyrosine-type recombinase/integrase, with amino-acid sequence MDVAAAIDRYLASPSLSESTRRAYAGDLRDFAGWLRGRGTDLEGVDIRALSEYTAELGRGRRGLAPATIARRLAAVRSLLRFTLGPSRVPRGTISPRRPRRLPDAPKLADVEETLAGVAGDGPLGLRNRALLELVYSCGLRSAEAVGLDLGDVDFEQESVHVLGKGGKERVVPLGEEAAYAVALYLRDGRPALARGAENALFVSVRGRRLDTSVLRRLMRNPHRLRHAYATHLLEGGADLRTIQELLGHASLSTTQIYSHVDARRLRRVYDRSHPRS; translated from the coding sequence ATGGACGTCGCCGCCGCGATCGACCGCTACCTCGCGAGCCCGAGCCTGTCGGAGTCCACGCGACGCGCCTACGCGGGCGACCTGCGCGACTTCGCCGGCTGGCTGCGCGGCCGCGGCACGGACCTCGAGGGCGTCGACATCCGTGCGCTCTCCGAGTACACGGCGGAGCTCGGGCGCGGCCGGCGCGGGCTCGCGCCGGCGACGATCGCGCGGCGGCTCGCCGCCGTGCGCTCGCTGCTGCGCTTCACGCTCGGGCCCTCGCGCGTGCCCCGGGGAACGATCTCTCCGCGGCGGCCGCGCAGGCTCCCGGACGCGCCCAAGCTCGCCGACGTCGAGGAGACGCTCGCCGGCGTCGCGGGCGACGGGCCGCTCGGCCTCCGCAACCGCGCCCTGCTCGAGCTCGTCTACTCCTGCGGCCTGCGCAGCGCCGAGGCCGTCGGGCTCGACCTCGGAGACGTCGACTTCGAGCAGGAGAGCGTGCACGTGCTCGGCAAGGGCGGCAAGGAGCGCGTCGTCCCGCTCGGCGAGGAAGCGGCGTACGCCGTCGCCCTCTACCTGCGCGACGGCCGGCCGGCGCTCGCGCGCGGCGCCGAGAACGCCCTCTTCGTCTCGGTGCGCGGCCGCAGGCTCGACACCTCGGTGCTGCGGCGGTTGATGCGCAATCCCCATCGCCTGCGGCACGCCTACGCGACCCATCTGCTCGAGGGAGGGGCCGACCTGCGCACGATCCAGGAGCTGCTCGGGCACGCGTCGCTGTCGACGACGCAGATCTACAGCCACGTCGATGCGCGGCG
- a CDS encoding metallophosphoesterase — protein sequence MAALLVGVAIVVLGVLAYGWFEAGWLRRRVVEVEIAGLPPALDGLRIAHLSDFHLGVVSRGRVAAELAVAWVEERRPELVCVTGDLVSHPRGERALRLLLARLGRPYVVLGNHDVAVTRDPFSRRAELDDLHEAVLLRDETVTVELRGTTVSIAGVDPETFQRRTASPVALARGGADLRLLLCHFPDVTRRLPAGSFDLILAGHLHGGQIVIPTPRGRVTLAHPGVRDLQGVHRRPAGVLHVSPGLGTTFVPFRLLARPEVTELVLRPGAPRLQQSS from the coding sequence GTGGCGGCGCTGCTCGTCGGGGTTGCGATCGTCGTCCTCGGCGTGCTCGCGTACGGCTGGTTCGAGGCGGGCTGGCTCAGGCGCCGGGTCGTCGAGGTCGAGATCGCGGGCCTGCCGCCGGCGCTCGACGGCCTGCGCATCGCGCACCTGTCGGACTTCCACCTCGGCGTCGTCTCGCGCGGGCGTGTCGCCGCCGAGCTCGCCGTCGCATGGGTCGAGGAGCGGCGGCCCGAGCTCGTCTGCGTCACCGGCGACCTCGTGTCGCACCCGAGGGGGGAACGGGCGCTGCGGCTCCTGCTGGCCCGGCTCGGCCGCCCGTACGTCGTCCTCGGCAACCACGACGTCGCCGTCACGCGTGACCCGTTCTCGCGCCGCGCGGAGCTCGACGATCTCCACGAGGCGGTGCTCCTGCGCGACGAGACCGTCACCGTGGAGCTCCGCGGGACGACGGTCTCGATTGCGGGGGTGGATCCCGAGACGTTCCAGCGGCGGACGGCGAGCCCGGTCGCGCTCGCACGCGGCGGCGCGGACTTGCGGCTGCTGCTGTGCCACTTTCCGGACGTGACGCGGCGGCTGCCGGCGGGCTCGTTCGACCTCATCCTCGCCGGTCACCTGCACGGCGGGCAGATCGTGATCCCGACTCCGCGGGGGCGCGTCACGCTCGCCCACCCGGGCGTGCGGGATCTCCAGGGCGTCCACCGCCGTCCCGCGGGGGTGCTGCACGTCTCGCCGGGGCTCGGAACGACGTTCGTCCCCTTCCGCCTGCTCGCGCGGCCGGAGGTGACGGAGCTCGTGCTGCGCCCCGGTGCGCCGCGCCTGCAACAATCGTCGTGA
- the pckA gene encoding phosphoenolpyruvate carboxykinase (ATP) yields MTTTPTSGRAGLEEHGIAAAGRVVWNPTTAQLYTAALKGDLAVLAHGGPLVVDTGKHTGRSPKDKFIVSEPGSRDRIWWGEVNRPLVEDRFDGLRAKVVAHLETRDPLYVVDAFAGADPAHRIAVRVLTGSPYHALFAKTMFITPSSEELEAIRPGTLVLHAPEVEADPAQDGTRSGTFVVLHPSRGEVVIGGTFYAGEIKKAIFTVMNDRLPLEGVLPMHCSANVGEDGRVAVFFGLSGTGKTTLSADPERSLIGDDEHGWGDSGVFNVEGGCYAKVIRLSAEAEPEIFRTTRTFGTVLENVAVDERGVIDLNDDSKTENTRAAYKLERISNALRTKMAGHPSAVVMLTADAFGILPPIARLTRDQAMFYFLSGYTAKLAGTEIGVGEPQATFSTCFGAPFLPQPPSVYARMLGEKLDTHRSAVWLVNTGWTGGPFGTGHRMPIQATRRLLHAALSGELEDVDYRVDDVFGFDVPVDVAGVERSLLDPRSTWGDPAAYDVEARELAGLFRANFEKFAADAGEAVVAAGPLV; encoded by the coding sequence ATGACGACCACGCCGACCTCGGGCCGCGCCGGTCTCGAGGAGCACGGGATCGCGGCCGCAGGCCGCGTCGTCTGGAACCCGACGACGGCCCAGCTCTACACGGCGGCGCTGAAGGGCGACCTCGCCGTGCTCGCCCACGGCGGGCCGCTCGTCGTCGACACCGGCAAGCACACGGGGCGCTCGCCGAAGGACAAGTTCATCGTCTCGGAGCCGGGCTCGCGGGATCGCATCTGGTGGGGCGAGGTCAACCGGCCGCTCGTCGAGGATCGCTTCGACGGCCTGCGCGCGAAGGTCGTGGCCCATCTCGAGACGCGCGACCCGCTCTACGTCGTCGACGCATTCGCCGGCGCCGACCCGGCGCATCGCATCGCGGTGCGCGTGCTCACCGGCAGTCCGTACCACGCCCTCTTCGCGAAGACGATGTTCATCACCCCCTCCTCCGAGGAGCTGGAGGCGATCCGTCCCGGAACGCTCGTCCTGCACGCACCCGAGGTGGAGGCCGATCCGGCGCAGGACGGCACGCGCTCCGGGACGTTCGTCGTCCTGCACCCGTCCCGCGGCGAGGTCGTGATCGGCGGCACCTTCTACGCGGGCGAGATCAAGAAGGCCATCTTCACCGTCATGAACGACCGCCTGCCGCTCGAGGGCGTGCTCCCGATGCACTGCTCGGCGAACGTCGGCGAGGACGGAAGGGTGGCGGTGTTCTTCGGCCTCTCGGGCACGGGCAAGACCACCCTGTCGGCCGACCCGGAGCGCTCGCTGATCGGCGACGACGAGCACGGCTGGGGCGACAGCGGCGTCTTCAACGTCGAGGGCGGCTGCTACGCGAAGGTGATCCGCCTCTCGGCCGAGGCCGAGCCCGAGATCTTCCGCACGACGAGGACGTTCGGCACCGTGCTCGAGAACGTCGCCGTCGACGAGCGCGGCGTGATCGACCTCAACGACGACTCGAAGACCGAGAACACGCGCGCCGCGTACAAGCTGGAGCGCATCTCGAACGCGCTGCGCACGAAGATGGCGGGGCATCCGAGCGCGGTCGTGATGCTCACCGCGGATGCGTTCGGGATCCTGCCGCCGATCGCGCGCCTCACGCGCGACCAGGCGATGTTCTACTTCCTCTCGGGGTACACCGCCAAGCTCGCCGGCACGGAGATCGGCGTCGGCGAGCCGCAGGCGACCTTCTCGACGTGCTTCGGCGCGCCGTTCCTGCCGCAGCCTCCGAGCGTGTACGCGCGCATGCTCGGAGAGAAGCTCGACACGCACCGGTCCGCGGTGTGGCTCGTCAACACGGGCTGGACCGGCGGGCCTTTCGGCACGGGGCACCGGATGCCGATCCAGGCGACGCGGCGGCTCCTGCACGCGGCGCTCTCGGGCGAGCTCGAAGACGTCGACTACCGCGTCGACGACGTGTTCGGGTTCGACGTGCCGGTCGACGTGGCGGGCGTCGAGCGCTCGCTGCTCGACCCGCGCTCGACCTGGGGCGACCCGGCGGCCTACGACGTCGAGGCGCGCGAGCTCGCCGGCCTGTTCAGGGCCAACTTCGAGAAGTTCGCCGCCGACGCGGGCGAGGCGGTTGTCGCCGCCGGCCCGCTCGTGTGA
- a CDS encoding acyl-CoA desaturase — protein MSDVAALGRPEAGETAGAAVATVRERTTRASQVVTLLAVVIPPVGLVVAGAGLWGVALSWVDVALFLLLYVLTGLGTTVGYHRLFTHRSFETTKTVRAAFAILGSMTIQGPVTQWVTDHRKHHALSDQEGDPHSPHAGFAPNAWGALKGFFHAHMGWLFHLKGMERGEHYGKDLYADRLIRRIDRLYFAWVVLTFALPFAVGYLAGGRSWQLGLQALVWGGLIRIFAYQHATFSVNSICHMFGRRSYRSRDESRNNWIVAALTFGEGWHNNHHAFPASARHGLDRFQVDIAWWTIRGLEKLGLAWNVRLPSDGQRARRRLSEA, from the coding sequence ATGTCCGACGTAGCCGCGCTCGGCAGGCCGGAGGCCGGCGAGACCGCCGGGGCAGCCGTTGCAACGGTGCGCGAGCGCACGACGCGGGCGAGTCAGGTCGTCACGCTGCTCGCGGTCGTGATCCCGCCCGTCGGCCTCGTCGTCGCCGGCGCGGGCCTGTGGGGCGTCGCGCTCTCATGGGTCGACGTGGCGCTGTTCCTCCTGCTCTACGTGCTCACCGGCCTCGGCACGACGGTGGGCTACCACCGCCTCTTCACGCACCGCAGCTTCGAGACGACGAAGACCGTGCGCGCCGCGTTCGCGATCCTCGGGTCGATGACGATCCAGGGCCCGGTCACGCAGTGGGTGACCGACCACCGCAAGCACCACGCGCTGTCCGACCAGGAGGGCGATCCCCACTCCCCGCACGCGGGCTTCGCGCCGAACGCGTGGGGCGCGCTGAAGGGGTTCTTCCACGCCCACATGGGGTGGTTGTTCCACCTCAAGGGGATGGAGCGCGGCGAGCACTACGGCAAGGACCTGTACGCGGACAGGCTGATCCGCCGCATCGACCGCCTCTACTTCGCCTGGGTCGTCCTCACCTTCGCGCTGCCGTTTGCCGTCGGCTACCTGGCCGGCGGGCGCAGCTGGCAGCTCGGCCTGCAGGCGCTCGTGTGGGGCGGCCTGATCCGCATCTTCGCCTACCAGCACGCGACCTTCTCCGTCAACTCGATCTGCCACATGTTCGGCCGCCGCTCCTACCGCTCGCGCGACGAGAGCCGCAACAACTGGATCGTGGCGGCGCTGACCTTCGGCGAGGGATGGCACAACAACCACCACGCGTTCCCGGCGTCGGCTCGCCACGGGCTCGACCGCTTCCAGGTCGACATCGCCTGGTGGACGATCCGCGGGCTGGAGAAGCTCGGGCTCGCCTGGAACGTGCGGCTGCCGAGCGACGGTCAGCGCGCGCGGCGCCGGCTCTCCGAGGCCTGA